GATATTGCTAAAAAAGAAATTGAGAAGGTTTCACAGGAAGATGTTGATGAACTTCTTAAAGAATTTGGTTTTTAGGGAGTTTTAACATGATTAAAGTTCTGGTTGTGGATGATTCTGCCTTTATGCGAAGAGCGATAACATCAATGCTACAGGAAGATCCTGAAATTAAAGTAATAGGAACAGCACGAGATGGGTTAGAAGCTGTTCAGATGGTTCAGGAACTAAAGCCTGATGTTGTCACGATGGATGTAGAGATGCCAAGAATGGATGGTATAACTGCATTAAAAGAAATAATGCAAAAGTGTCCGGTCCCTGTTATCATGGTCAGCTCTCTTACTACTGAAGGAGCAAAGGTGACTATTGAAGCACTTGAGCTTGGTGCAGTTGATTTTATACCTAAAAATCTTGCTGAACTTTCTGTAAATATAGTCAAAATTAAAGGAATGCTTATTGATAAAATTAAAACCATTGGTAAAAGAGGAATTGTAAAAAGAAAACCAGTTGTTAAACCTTCAGAACCAAAAATTGAAGTTCCCAAGATTGAAATGCCTAAAACAAGGGTAACAACAGAAAGAAAAGTCGGAATAGTCTCAATTGGTACATCAACAGGTGGACCAAAAGCTCTTCAGGAGATAATTCCGAAACTTCCAAAAGACTTTCCTGTGCCAGTAGTTATTGCCCAGCACATGCCACCTAATTTTACTAAACCCTTTGCAGAGAGACTTGACCAGCTGAGTCAGCTTTCAGTAAAAGAAGCTGAAGAAGGCGAACCTATAAAACCAGGTATTGTTTATATTGCTCCTGGAAGAGGTCATATGAGAATTAAAAGAAGAGGAATTGAAACTTATGTTTCCATATCAGAAGATAAAGAAGAATTCATTTATAGACCAAGTGTTGATGTTTTAATGATGTCTGTAGCTGAATGCTATCCAGGAAGAACACTCGGGGTAATACTAACAGGAATGGGTAATGATGGAGCAAAGGGTTGCAAAAAAATAAAAGAAACAGGTGGAAGAGTATTTGCACAAAATGAGGAAACCTGTGTAGTATATGGTATGCCAAGAGCAGTTGTGGAAGCTGGACTTGCTGACAAAGTAGTACCCCTTGAGGAAATGGCAGGTGAAATAATAAATGCAGTATAGGAGGTAGTTTTGCAGGAAGAGATTATTGAAAGAATAATTCTAAAAACAGTTGATATACCTTCTTTACCACCAATTGCCATGAAAGTCATGGGCCTTATTCAGGATGATTATGCATCTTTAAAGACCTTAGAGGATATAATTTCTCGTGATCAGGGATTTGCAACAAGACTTTTAAGAATAGCAAACTCTCCTTACTACGGTCGTGACCGAAAAATTGAAGATATTCCACAGGCAATCCTTCTAATTGGTTTTGAAACTCTTAAGTCACTTGTTATTGCCACATCACTGAAAGATTTGCACAGGAATTTTGGAGTTTTTGAACAGAGACTCTGGGAACATAGTCTTGGTGTAGCTCTCTGTTCAAGTTTACTTGCTATGGTAACTCGTCTGGCAACTTCCGATGAAGCTCTGGTATGTGGATTAATTCACGATGTTGGTAAAACAGTTATAAATAATGCCATGCCTGAGATGTATATGCAGATTTATGAAAAAATGTATGAAGAACATCGGCCGATAATAGAAATTGAGAATGAAGTACTTGGTTTTAACCACACAATTATTGGCAGTCTTATCGCAAAAAAATGGAAACTTCCTGAAAAATTGGAAGTAGTAATAACACATCATCATACCTATCCATATCCAGCCTATGAAGACCAGGCATTTGCTGATATATGTAATATTGTAAGAGTAGCAGACCAGATATGTCTTAATCTTGGAATAGGACTAAAAGAGCCTTTTGAGACTACAATAGATTATGAATCACTTGGTATGACAGAGGATAATATAACTGAGGTAGCGGGACTATTTAAGATAAAGTTTGAACAACAAAAAGAGTTTTTACTTGGCTGAATGAGTCCTGAAGATAAAATAGAACCTATGGGATATTACAGAGGTATAAGAGCAGTAAGGGAAGGTTCTGTTTTTGCAAAGTATAAATTAAGAAAAAAGATTAAAAAGAAAGAACAACAGTCTGAAGAAAAAACATCATCTAAAGAGTCTTCAGAACACCGAATAGATATAGAAGCATAAAATTCCATAAGGGAAAAAATTTCCTCCTCTGGTAAAGTTTAATTTCAAAGAAAGACAAAGAGTTTCAATAACGCTGCATTGGCATATTCATTGCTTGCTAACTTATAGGAGGCGTGAATGTATAAAGGAATCTACATATCAATGACTGGAATGGGCATGAGGCAGTATGAGCTTGATGCTGTAGCCAATAATCTTGCTAACATAAACACAACAGGATACAAAAGACAGCAGTTTGCAAGCAGACTTTATCCACTGCTTTCTGGAAGACCTTATGAGCCCAATGCTATTTATCAGGATGCAAGAGCTCAAACCTACTTTGGAACTCAGTACATTGATACATCGCAGGGTGCTTTAAAACAAACGCACAATCCCTTTGACCTTGCCATACAGGGAGAAGGGTTTTTTGCTGTGAGACAGGGAGATAAAATTCTATACACCCGTGAAGGTTCATTTACAAGAGACAGAGAAAACTTTCTTGTTACACAAACAGGATTGAAAGTTCTCGATGAAAACAATAATCCGGTTATAATTGATGGCACAAAGATAGAAATTGGACGGGATGGTAACATACTGGTTGATGGTAATACTGTTGGACGAATTAAGCTCGTAAAAATTAACAGAGTCATACATGTCGGCCACTCTTTATATGATGGAGTAGAAGAAGGCCAGGCAAATGGGCAGATTTTGCAGGGTTGGATAGAGTCTTCAAATGTAAATCCTATGAATGAAATGGTTCAGATGATTCAGGCTATAAGAAATTTTGATTTTACGCAGAGAGTAACTACAACTTTTGATCAGCTTGCACAGAGAGCTGTAAGTGAGATTGCAAGAATATAAAGGAGGTAAACCATGTTAAGGTCTCTTTTTACAGCATCAACAGGAATGTATGCCCAGCAGTTGAATT
The nucleotide sequence above comes from Thermodesulfovibrio aggregans. Encoded proteins:
- a CDS encoding HDOD domain-containing protein, coding for MQEEIIERIILKTVDIPSLPPIAMKVMGLIQDDYASLKTLEDIISRDQGFATRLLRIANSPYYGRDRKIEDIPQAILLIGFETLKSLVIATSLKDLHRNFGVFEQRLWEHSLGVALCSSLLAMVTRLATSDEALVCGLIHDVGKTVINNAMPEMYMQIYEKMYEEHRPIIEIENEVLGFNHTIIGSLIAKKWKLPEKLEVVITHHHTYPYPAYEDQAFADICNIVRVADQICLNLGIGLKEPFETTIDYESLGMTEDNITEVAGLFKIKFEQQKEFLLG
- a CDS encoding protein-glutamate methylesterase/protein-glutamine glutaminase; translated protein: MIKVLVVDDSAFMRRAITSMLQEDPEIKVIGTARDGLEAVQMVQELKPDVVTMDVEMPRMDGITALKEIMQKCPVPVIMVSSLTTEGAKVTIEALELGAVDFIPKNLAELSVNIVKIKGMLIDKIKTIGKRGIVKRKPVVKPSEPKIEVPKIEMPKTRVTTERKVGIVSIGTSTGGPKALQEIIPKLPKDFPVPVVIAQHMPPNFTKPFAERLDQLSQLSVKEAEEGEPIKPGIVYIAPGRGHMRIKRRGIETYVSISEDKEEFIYRPSVDVLMMSVAECYPGRTLGVILTGMGNDGAKGCKKIKETGGRVFAQNEETCVVYGMPRAVVEAGLADKVVPLEEMAGEIINAV
- the flgF gene encoding flagellar basal-body rod protein FlgF translates to MYKGIYISMTGMGMRQYELDAVANNLANINTTGYKRQQFASRLYPLLSGRPYEPNAIYQDARAQTYFGTQYIDTSQGALKQTHNPFDLAIQGEGFFAVRQGDKILYTREGSFTRDRENFLVTQTGLKVLDENNNPVIIDGTKIEIGRDGNILVDGNTVGRIKLVKINRVIHVGHSLYDGVEEGQANGQILQGWIESSNVNPMNEMVQMIQAIRNFDFTQRVTTTFDQLAQRAVSEIARI